The genomic segment ACACAGATATATGTTCTTTGGTCATTACAGTATATAACCTATAGACTCAGTCTGACATCAACACAAACTAGAGATCATTAGAGTCTAATTCTAGAGTTTGATTGTAGAAATATATCAACTCCAAACTGATGCaaagatgaaataataatttgacaAAATGATCTGGAACTTGCTCTGTCAGGAGAAAAGTGAGGAGTCACAGAGAGGCAGTGATAATGGACTGATCTGATTCTTATGTGTCACTGATTTACAGATCATTtacgctgctgctgctttcaaagctgctgttttccaaCTTTCACTTTTCAAGCGTCCTAAAATAACCAAATGTAGATCAGGGTGACGTATCCCTGGAAACCCCCTCGGTAAGCTCTGTCATTTCCCAGCGATGCACATATCAACTGTCCACCTGTTTCCTGTATCATATTCTGTCTTCAGAGTTGTAGGCTCAGCGTTTTGTGCGTCTTGTCTTGTCCGTGTGTCTGTGCTGTCGCTGGTGGATCAGTGAGTTTGATGGTTCATACAGGTCCACAACAGACCTCGATAACTCAGTATTCAAACAGGctaatgacatttttctgttttctaatcTGGATAACTTTACTCCTTCcagatgaacattttttttaaagaaaggtGGAGCATTGTGTATAAAATCAGAGATCCCCTTAGTTCAGTATCTCTGTCCTTGTCTGTCTTGGTTTGCCCTGGGCCCTGCTTCAGTTTATTGatgttaatttgtttatttccaGTGATCAGTCGGCATGTGAAAGTAGATGCACAGACCagaaataaagataataatcataataatgatcataatgAGAACCAACTAATTCCACCTCAAAGTTTTGGATTTGAGGGAGGAGAAGTAGAGGTCTTTCATGGTTCCTGAGACCTAACCCAGTACCTATACAGATTTGGTTCCACGTTTCCTATGGTCTAATGAGTCCTGGGTCAGGTTCTGTTCTATTTCTGTAGTTCCCAGGTCTAAGCAGGGTGATAATAAATTAACAATGCTAACATTAACAGCAACAAATGAGCAGTCGTTATTATCGTTCAAATGGCCCAACAGTCAAAGTTATCTTTATTATTCTCAGGCAACAAAGCTGATTCTTCTTGAGTGGTATTTGTCATTCGTCACTGCAGCAGGAGGTTGTAGACCCAGCATTTTATGTGTCTGGTCTTGTCCATGTTGTCTGTGCTGTGGCTGGTGTATCAGTGAGTTTGATGGTTCAGCAGTACTGGTGAAATCAAAGAAGGGTGGCATGGATCATCAAACACTGTGGACTCAGGATTAATAAATCCTGTGACAGAGAGGATGGTGGAGCCATTATTTGGTGGGTGGGgcgtggggggtggggtgacTGGATTAGACGGAGGACTTGACAAGACTTGACCTGGTAcctgtggtatattagatgaTGATGTTGTGAAGATGATTAAGAGatctctgctgacactgtcttgcttgtATATATACTTGCAAcgaagtccagcatcaaaacaagcactgtgagaggatccgagccaatatggatctctctctctaacagctctaaacaccagtatatatatagtttgttgttttcatgatctATAGGAAGCATCTGGACCTTACTCAATGACCTCACATCtccaaaaaacagaaaggaaggaagggaaggaggcCCCTCTCCCTTACACTTACAGATTTACGTTCACAACTattaacctaaacatgaaccccaaaaaatagaaaaacactcATGTTCAGACACTCCAAGAGAATAAAAACTACATATGGAACTTCAGACACTACATACCAGTGTGGGTTTGGATCCACATTTCCTATGGTCTAATGAGTGGTATTTGTCATTCGTCATTGCGACAGGAGGTGGGTTTTTAATCTGAAATGAGTGGGTTAGCTGCTGTTTCAGTGAGCAGGAAGGAAGAACAGAAAATGTGGAGGTATTTGATCAACTTTCTTGATGAGATCGATGGATTATTTGCATCAGGACCAGACAcagtccctctgtctgtctggctgatttttttccttatcTGATTCCCTGTGGTTTGGAGGATGATGGGCTGACTTTGGACTTTGGTAGCTGGAGAGTGCTCTTACCAAACAGTAGCTTTGGAGAGGCAGCGAGGCAGACCTAGACATCTGTGGATGTAGCTGTTGGCTTTCGCGTCCATCCTCTGTCTTGAATTTTCCTGGAGGTGACTTTGATCTGTCTTTAAGGTTTGTTTATTGTCTGCAACATGCTGAAACATGAGGGGAACTCTTTGTCTCATGTCAAGCCATTATTTGTGCAGCATGTAAAGAGATAATGATTCCATTTGATTCTTAACGTTGTGAGTGTAAAGAAAAGGTGTTCGTCATTTTCAAAATTTTATCCAAACAGTGATAACAGATTATGCATAACAATAAATAGATAAGAACATCTGCTCTTTGACCTGTCGCACTCTGACTTCGACCCCTGGCCTGTCCTCTTTGACCAGAGGATCAGCTCTGGAGTGTACTCACAATCAGAGCCAACAATGCTTTTATCGTGGAAGCTCTAACATGTACAATCAATGTACAGGACAAGAAGGAGATGCTGACCTCCATTTTAGAAAATGAGGGGATGCTGCGTTGACAGACAACATGGCCTTGGTGTCACAATAGACACTTAATGCATCTGGTATTGACATGAATTCAGCATTCATGCGCCATTAACAGGTGATCACACACTCAGCATGAACAACTGAcagctgttgttattattattactagaATCTGTCCTGACGAGAGGAAACTGCCAACAACAGGTGGTCATCTAAACACAgtttacattttggcaaaatGAAACACTTGACCTTTGCTCTCTCTCAAAAGTTGTCAATGCATTTCGAACTATATATGAGAACAGCACCCTATTACTGCCATCGGTGGAGTCAAACTAATGAAGTCCAGACCTCATAGTTCATAGTCTGGTTTTAATGTGCAGAAGTAATGTGGTGTGATTAGACGTGAGACACATCATTTCTAAGATATATTTCTGtagacaaacacatttatagCTCTGATTATTCTTTTCTCTATTACTTCTTTTTTCCACTCTCTGAAGTGAGATGAGCATTATGTGAACAGAAACATCAAACAGGAATAATAGAGGACGAGTAGAGTAAGAGACtaacacagtcacatacagagaTGGGTATAGTAAattcagacaaacagcagacagagacagagagtcatTCAATCCATGTAGGTTTATTTACACCAACAAAGAGAACAAGCAAACCGAGTCGTCTTGAGAGCATCTGTTTAAAAACGATGTGTCTCAGTATTTAattccctaaccctaaccctaccctacCCTGAGGAGACTCCTGGAGGGATCTCTTTGGGGTTTACAGACACAGTCTTGTGGTTCTGGGTATCCATAACCAATAGCTCCTTGATAATATATATTGGAAGTCAGTATTTATCCTGTTTTGCAGGTTTAGTCTTCCCCCTGATTAGCACCAGGTCTCAGTGTCCTGGCTGTCTTTATTGTTTCCCCATCAGCTCCACAACTGCCTCTGTCCCCAGATCAGTCCAGTGTCACTCCCTAAAGATTTAAGACACAATTGTTGATCCTCCCACTCAGTCACATCATCAGTTGCATCAGATGTGGTGTTTCTACAATAATGATGATATCAATACGACAGTTACACCTGCCAGAGCTCGGTTGGCTCCTTACATGTTTTCATAATCATGGCATGAGATCTGACTTTAAAACAGTCTGCATGGAACCACGTTTCCTTGGTCCATCTCTATCCCTGTCTTATCTCAGCTTAGTGaactcactgtttatttttgatgttGACCAATTGGTTCCCTACCATGAGCAATTTGCctacacacataaaatatgatTCTTAGAACATCTAACTACATTCACTCAGTTATTGAGAAGACAATTTAAAGTTGTTTGCGAGGAACAGTTTTGTAATGAGCCAATATTTTCAGCTGAAGGTGTATTTTTGTTGATGAACATTCATGGTCTCAGATTTCTAcagcagaaacatcactttgACTATTGAGGAAATCTCAGTGAATCAGAAAGACATCCTTCATATGACTGCAATCAAATatctgttcattcatctgtGTATTTCTATAAAGATATGACTTTAGACTTTAGCCAGAATATATGAAATTAAAGAAGTCAAAAAGGTCCAGTGTTATCTTAAAGCTCCATAACATTTGGAGGTGGGCATATTAACTCATCTGttatttgaaaaagaaaatttaaaaaacaaacaccaaccACATTCCAGTACATCACACACTGATCAACtgcaacattaaaccactgagtCAGACCAGACCTCTGGTAGCAGTGGTTTCATGTTGGAGCTGATCAGTGTTTGATCAGAAGGTTTTTCATTGACCCACTAACAGAAGTATTTCAAACAGTTTCTTTTCAGAGAGTTTCAGATCAGTAGAAATCATCATCTGAACTCTTCTTGGTGTCAGCaagttgtttcagtttgtcttggtTTGTCTTCAAGTCCAACATCAGCCTCTTTATACCTTCTGTGTGCAGCAGATCCTCTCCAGTGATGTGACCCAGTGCTGTTGTAATCTCCTGCATCACCTTCACCACAGGCTCCAGCAGGATCTGGTGTCGGGTCTGCAGCTCTGCTGCACTCCCTGCCCCACACAGCGGCCCCAGCTGATGGACGGCTCGTCTCATTTTAGCCTGAACATCAGCAACGACCTCCCTCTTCACAGTCAGAGCCTGCTGTTTGGCCTTGGCCTCATCAATCTTCCTGTCAGCCTCTTGGATGTCACACTCAGCTCGATAGGTGTAGGATCTGtactcagacactttgtcagAATATGAGCTCACCTGAGATTCACAGTTCTCCACTTCCTTCTTAGCTCTGTCTACAGCATCAGAGGCCTCACTCATTTCCCTTTCTCCAACACCAATCATTATTCCACCTGAAAACAGGTTAAACACATAAGGACAAAACATTTTGGTAATGTGTCATTTTACTGAGTGATATCATCACCTGAGTACATACAGTCCTGGTCAAAATATGTGCCTGTCTGACTACCACTGATTCATAAGTGCTCAGAAGGGGTgggtattttttttcccctgtcacCTTCACTGCAATTTTCAtcatgtttgtgatttttgctTTTAGCTGAACTGTGAGGGCGCCATACCACAGGGCCAGGCCATACCTGATAATACTTGCCAGCACAGCATTGGAAAATGTCAACATGATCTCTGAATCTACTCTGTACAACCTAAGTCTGCAAAGAAAGTGGTCTCTTTGTGCCAGTTTTAGCACCAAAGAACTACATGATCATTCCATTTTAAGTTGTTGTCTATAATTACACCCAAGCATTTGTATGAGCAAACCTGTTGGATTTCACAGTTCTCAATGGTCACAGGATCGTGGGCTTTTGGAAAATAGGGCATCTGAAGGTGTGGCCAGCTCTTACATAGTAGTACACCAACCACCATATATAAAATCAACATGGGTGCTATCGTAGTTCAGAATTTATACGCAACGCAGTCCAAAGGGTGGCTGGCCCTCAGTGTGGTTTACAGTTAGCAAAGTTAGCTAGCTTGCTAGCAGCTGGGTTTTGAGTCACGTTGCGTCCCTGTACAGCCTGGTAAAAGGCACATTGTCTCTTGGGACTTGTTGGTGGGTAGTCGGTAACAATAAGCGCTCAAGATATAAACAAAGAGCAAACATCGAAGAGTTGGAGCAGCACTAGAGCCCAGATCGCCAGCTGAGCAGTGCCACTGGAAGAATTAAGCAGGCAACAAAATGAAGCCCGTTTGGAAAAGAACATCCTACCAGCAGTAAAACATGGTGAAGGTTCTGTCAGGCTGCTGGTGCTGGAGATACTTAGtgttttaaagaaattaaatcagAAGATTACTGAGACATtttacagagaaatgttttaCCCAGGGTCGGAAAACTAGGTTTGAGGTGAAGATCCTGGGTCTTTGGGCAGGACAGCGACCCAAAGCTGACATCCATCAGCATGAAAGAATGGTGGAGCATGAACTCAGCACACTAACTGTGTCTGAGGTATATGTTATTTCTATTATGTATTCTATctctatttatttcttcatttcatgATATAAGagaaatttgttgtttttgagaataattttattaaaatatagAGAGTTATACATCATGACATTATACAGAGTTGGTGGATTTTCATTCAATTCTGAAGGTCTTATGAATTAAATTCAGTGGGGTCAATAATTTTGATTATGTTTAAAATAACCTGTAACatttaaagctttatttatttactcaccAGCAATCCATCCCACAATGGGGATAACCATGAGAATAGCTCCAATTTCCACGTTTCTTGCAGCCTCGTCTCTTCTCTGAGTCATGTCTCCCAGGGTGTCTTCTGCTGACCTCaggtttctcctctctgtctccagagcTTCAGTGTAACTCTGCAGAGAGGATCTGTAGGActccagctgtgttttcaggttcTCTAACTCagactctctctgttttttctgctctgctaaCAGACTCTGCTCTGCAGTGAGATGCTCAGTCTCCTCATCCAGACAGTGAAGCTTGTTTGTGGCCACCTGCTCTGactcctccatctgctgcttCATGTTCACAATCTCTGATCTGACATCGCTAAAGGTCGGACATCCAGGAAGGACGATGTCTGCGTCTATACTGAGGAGCATCTGTGAGACGTTGTTGAAGGAACAGAGTCCCCTCTTCAGTGGACCAATCACAGCCTGGGCCAGCTCcttcagctccagctgctgcttctaCAGACCTGTGAGTGCAGAGAGGAAAGGTTTAAGACATGAGACTGAACAGACCTCAGCTGCTGAATGATAGTCTCTTTCATTACTTCCAttacaagaagaaaacaaatactttATAACTTTATTCTAAATGAACACATCCTTCTTCACTctgcctcttcttttttctgtttccctccatTTGCAGTTATCGTAGAGATTAAGGCTGTGAGCAGCACTGATCAGGTCCTCACACCATCATGCATGTCGGGATTGGTGGCAGGAAGCTGGTGTGCTCTTCAGacaagtaaaatattttttgcagcGGCCATGATATACTGCACACATTATAGCCAGTCTGCTGCCCAGGAATCATGTGACCATTATAGATATGAACCAGCAGTATTCATTCACAGGAGGAATCAGAAGATTACTGTACAAACAgtgagtaaacaaacacacattaatcacTGAACACTGATTCTGTCTCAGCTTTGTaactctctgtgtctcagcagaACTTTGACTTGTTTTTATCTCCATCACCCATGGTCCTCTTGATGCTGCCTCTGTCACATTAACCCACTCACAGATCAGGGAAAACTGGGTTCACTCACCGAGTTTGAAACCACCGTCGCATGGCCATTTGTTCAGGTTACTGAAACCAGATGAGGAGAAGAAGTCCTGGTCTAGTTGCAGCCGCCTCTGGTTTGAACCTCCAGACTTGGCTGAGTCCCTTTATCAGCTCTGTTCAGTGGAAGTCTGGAAAACCAGAAGTGGAGTCCTTTTGCTTGACTGGACTGGACAATACTGGTAAGTGGGCAAACCTGGATTGGGATTTGTTGCTTCATGAAGTGAACTGAACATATGGAACTGGACTGAAGTACAGAAgaagtctgttttctttctgtcttctctctgatACCATCCTCTGAACGTGTCTCTCACTGCTGAGTTTAACTGCAGCTCATtattagtctgtttgtgttgtgaacAATAACTAGTGCTCGTTGTGAGGATTGATATGAACTCTGGTCTAAATCTTGGTCAAACTGCTGCAAGCTTCAGGTCATGAAGCAAATAAACAGAAGTTAAGTAATGTGTGAGAGGTtaataaacaataatttatTAATGTGTGGAAGGTGAATAAACAGTATCCAGAGGCAGATACGACCCATTTATTCTACTAAAGCACAGTCCTGATCTGTTTTGACCCTACAGCAGATGGACAGGCTGTATCACAGGCTACTTTTACTCTACGCTTACTTTGACGACAGTCATGTGCAAACAGGCTATAATCTGACACTGATGCTGACGGTAAAGGCTGCATTTAACCACCTGATATCTGCAGTTCACCTTTGAGCCACAGAGAGAGCTTGCTGGTCTTTAGATTTTTcatatgttatattttttttctccaacctGATTTAACCAAAGTAGCAAATTACAGCCATTACTCTTGTTTTATAGTGTAATATGAGGCACTGCATCTTCTGTTCTgtacatataaaaatacatttacatatacgCATCCAGACAGACAAATATATATAATGGAGAAAACAGTGATagaaaagtaataataatataacttTAACATAATAAGTGATCatataaaactgatttaaaatgtaaatgaataaagagAATCAGAGTCTTCAGTATAACACAGATTCAGTCAGTTGATTCACAGTTCAGTTAGTTTTAACTCAGAGATACATGAGTGAGATTTACTAAACTTGGACTGATGTATGTGACATTTACCAGATTAACGTCTCTTCAATAAGATGGTATCTTCAGCAGTCACTGACTGTAGAGTTATGTAAGTAATGACACCAGTACGCAATCTCCTGGTTCACTGAAGTATTACAACACCTCaaaaacaaaggacaaaagGCTCCAACTGAACTGATGAAGGTTTTATTAAAGGTTGAACAGTCAGACTGAGTGCAGAGTTTGGTTATTGGTAAAAGAATAATACATGTTCCTGAATATTCataaagtaaatgttttatcttCCTCACTCTTGTTTCAAGGACACATGTTATGAATGatcttgtatttatttcatttcattagcACGGTTCATctataaacaacatttttcattgAATGTCAGAAAAGTGagaattattttctgtttattttgtgtcattatgACTTTTAATATCtgctctgctcacacacattGACGTTCTTATAACTGCTGTGGTTCATAATAACTCTTCATTCATTGTGAAGTTACGGGTTTACGCCATGATGGAAACCAACTCTGCATCAACGTTTCCTTACCACAGCAAGTTCACCTCTCACAGGTGATGTTGAACATGTTGTTGATCAtattctctgtttgtttgtgtttacagtgttttgaTTAGGTCAGGCAGTAAATCTTGTAAAATTGACGTAATGAATAGGCTGTTTGTTCctctaatatattttttatatttttctataataatatttttattaatttgtgATGGCCAGTAACAACTCAGCCACTGCATCTTCAAAATCCCATACGTACCAATGTTGCCAGTAGGTGGAGGCGGTGTACTGTTGGCAATTACTCATAATTGTGCAATATATATTTTCACTATAATTTTGCTACCTAAAAGGGTGGATCCCAGACCTCATAATTCATCGTCTGAATGGTTTTACTGTGCAGGGGTAACGTGGTTAGATTAGACATGACAATCATCATTTCTAAGATCTATCTCtgtagacacacaaacacatctatAGCTCTGATTATACTTTTCAACACTTACTGcccactttattaggtacacctgttcaGCCACTCATTAGGGcaaatatctaatcagccaatcacatggctGCAACTCACTGCATTTAAGCATGTAGACATGGTCAAGACAACCTGCTGAAGTTCAAACCGAGCATGAGAATGGGGAAGAAAGGTGATATAAGTGACTTTGAACACGGCATGGTTGTTGGTGCCAGGTGGGCTGGTCTGAGTTTTGCAGAAACTGTTGATCAACTGGGATTTTCCAGCAAAACCAACTCTAGGGTTTCAGGGTTCACTAGTTTTCATGTCAATGTGCCAAAATTTCTGAGGAATGTTTCAAGGACCTTGTTGAATCTATGTCACGAAGAGTTAAGGCTACTGAGGTGTACCTCATGAAGTGGCTGTGAGAATATTTCTCTACTCTCTCCAGTAAGACATGCATTACATGAACATAATCATTGAACAGGATTACCGTGGTTCATTGCTCAGGTCAACATTATCACACAGAGTAGATTACTTGTTAACAACATGCATGTGAAGCTTCTGACTATAACTTGATTATCTAGATACCTACACACTGTTTTCATCTGATGTGAAGAACAGTTATTTTGAATCAGTAGTaactctcctcttcatctttacTGAAGCCGTCCTGAACGATCTCTTTGattctctcagtctcctcagGTGGAGCAGCTGGAAGAATGGCCTTCAGTTCACCCTCTATTTTCTTCATCCTGGCATCGGTCTTTATCTCAAATTCTTTCTTGTTCTTCAGGACCAGCTGCAGAATCCCTCTCTGAGCTTCCTGACAGGACTCCTGCAGATTCAGACGCTCTTGAAGGAACTCTGGTTTCTCCTTATCCATGGCCATGAGCTTACCCAGGCTGCTCACTCTGTCCATCAGGTACTTGTTGGACACTTCAGTGTAGGTCTCTGAGATCACGTGGACCAGGCTGGCAATGTTGGAGGCTTGAAAGGCCTGGTTGTACAGGAGGTCTTTTGCAAAGAGCTTTCCATTGTAAGAAAGCTTCTTGgtgtcttcagatgtcttgaCAAAATTGTGCATTGTCTTGCTGAGGCTGGTTTTGACGATGTTGGAGACCATCTGGAAGAACAGCACCATCTTCTCCCACTGCTCTTTGACTCTGCCCATGGCATCGAGACCTTTGACCAGCATTTTGATTTTGGTATCAAAGTCGATCTCATTGATTTTGCAGTTCTGCATCTCAACCAGGATGTCAGTCAGCTCCTTCTGATTCTTCTCCATGTTCTCCACACACTTCTCATATGACTGTCGTACGTGTTTGAGTTGTGCTTGGCTCTGCTCGATGCGGAAACGAGCATCCTCAGATGCTCTCTGACCAGCAGACTTTCCTCCTGAGCTGTTGTCTGCTTTGAACATCATCGGTGGTTTGGGGGTAAGAGCTGGAGTACCTGAAGCTGCTTTGCTCTTAGTGTCAAAAGTGAGGGCGCCATCATTCAACTCCTGAATGTCCTTTATCAGCTGTTTAGTTTTCTTCTCATCCCATGTCTGATCTGGAGTATATGTTGCCAGCTCCTCACAGATGGTAATGCCTCTTTCACAGAGTGACAGAGCGATCTTACACATGTTGTCATTTGGCATCTTCTGCAGTTCCTCAGAGATCCTTTTGAATTGTTCCTCAGTCCATGCAGTcttcatgcttttattcttcTGATCATACAGGTTCTTCCAGTCTATTTCACTGTCACTCACATGTTGTTTGAGAGATGCTGCAAGCTTCAGAATCTCTGCAGACTTGCTGTATGCTTTCATTTGTGTGATCTCATCCTCTGTTTCATCACAGATGTTTTGGTTGGTGGTTGCTTGAGAGAATAACTTACTTGATCCAAATGGTACATTGAAATAACGAGCTGAGGCATAAGCAGCGCATCCATTGATGAATACTGTCAGCGCTGATGAGACTGATTCAACAAAATCCATGCCGATCATTTCCCACCCAGAGGGAAGAGAATCCATGGCTTTCTTGTAGGTGTTTTGTGCTTCTTCCACCTGCTTTGACATGTCCTCCATCACTTTCTTGGACCGGTCATTCAGCTGTCTTGCACTCTGCTCCCTCAGTTTGGTTTCCTCCAGTTTCATCTTAACCCTTTCCAGTTCTTCTCCATAAAAGTGTTCAGCATTGATACAGGCCTCCAACAGCTCCTGGATTAAATTGATAACATCAGCATACTTCTTTTCAACACTGTCTGCTAGTGTCACACACTCGTCTGCAATGGTGCGAATGTTTTCCAGTTGATTTGGCAGGAGATTTTCAATAACTTCATCAGTGCCATTGAACAGAATGTTGACTGCAGCCTTCATGTAATCAGGAACTGTGCTCGTGTGAATGCGGATCTGATCCATGTTCTTGTGGGCCTCGTTGAATGCGTGCCAGCCCGAGTTACAGACCTGCATAAGACAGGCTCTGAAGGACTCTGGGTACTTAATGAACTTGAAGCCATCTTTTGGGGGGTTCTTGTTGATAGAGAAGTCATCACAGCGGGAGATGAAGACGAGTTCCGCCATGATGGCGATAGA from the Lates calcarifer isolate ASB-BC8 unplaced genomic scaffold, TLL_Latcal_v3 _unitig_5086_quiver_549, whole genome shotgun sequence genome contains:
- the LOC127140832 gene encoding uncharacterized protein LOC127140832, which produces MLLSIDADIVLPGCPTFSDVRSEIVNMKQQMEESEQVATNKLHCLDEETEHLTAEQSLLAEQKKQRESELENLKTQLESYRSSLQSYTEALETERRNLRSAEDTLGDMTQRRDEAARNVEIGAILMVIPIVGWIAGGIMIGVGEREMSEASDAVDRAKKEVENCESQVSSYSDKVSEYRSYTYRAECDIQEADRKIDEAKAKQQALTVKREVVADVQAKMRRAVHQLGPLCGAGSAAELQTRHQILLEPVVKVMQEITTALGHITGEDLLHTEGIKRLMLDLKTNQDKLKQLADTKKSSDDDFY
- the LOC108873614 gene encoding uncharacterized protein LOC108873614 encodes the protein MDIQIAKTTQSLTTAAEMRETTKMLMKPNANWEEYLTPAPLSIAIMAELVFISRCDDFSINKNPPKDGFKFIKYPESFRACLMQVCNSGWHAFNEAHKNMDQIRIHTSTVPDYMKAAVNILFNGTDEVIENLLPNQLENIRTIADECVTLADSVEKKYADVINLIQELLEACINAEHFYGEELERVKMKLEETKLREQSARQLNDRSKKVMEDMSKQVEEAQNTYKKAMDSLPSGWEMIGMDFVESVSSALTVFINGCAAYASARYFNVPFGSSKLFSQATTNQNICDETEDEITQMKAYSKSAEILKLAASLKQHVSDSEIDWKNLYDQKNKSMKTAWTEEQFKRISEELQKMPNDNMCKIALSLCERGITICEELATYTPDQTWDEKKTKQLIKDIQELNDGALTFDTKSKAASGTPALTPKPPMMFKADNSSGGKSAGQRASEDARFRIEQSQAQLKHVRQSYEKCVENMEKNQKELTDILVEMQNCKINEIDFDTKIKMLVKGLDAMGRVKEQWEKMVLFFQMVSNIVKTSLSKTMHNFVKTSEDTKKLSYNGKLFAKDLLYNQAFQASNIASLVHVISETYTEVSNKYLMDRVSSLGKLMAMDKEKPEFLQERLNLQESCQEAQRGILQLVLKNKKEFEIKTDARMKKIEGELKAILPAAPPEETERIKEIVQDGFSKDEEESYY